A DNA window from Pseudomonas sp. B21-056 contains the following coding sequences:
- the hcnA gene encoding cyanide-forming glycine dehydrogenase subunit HcnA, with the protein MQPQDFLRQKFDIQPLTRPDMTVHLDGRVVNAAQGETVLTVIQSQGQRQVARNDHGQISGAYCGMGVCQCCLVRIDGRHKRRACQTQVRPGMQIETRTNRIAETEAP; encoded by the coding sequence ATGCAGCCTCAAGACTTTCTACGCCAAAAATTCGATATCCAGCCGTTGACCCGGCCCGACATGACGGTGCACCTGGACGGGCGGGTCGTCAATGCCGCCCAGGGGGAAACCGTCCTGACCGTCATCCAGTCCCAGGGCCAACGCCAGGTGGCCCGCAACGATCATGGCCAGATCAGCGGTGCGTATTGCGGCATGGGCGTCTGCCAATGCTGCCTGGTCAGGATCGACGGCCGCCACAAGCGCCGCGCCTGCCAGACCCAGGTACGCCCCGGCATGCAGATCGAAACCCGGACCAACCGCATCGCCGAAACGGAGGCGCCATGA
- a CDS encoding response regulator transcription factor: MNRILTIEDDAVTAREIVAELTRNGLNVDWVDNGREGLERAVSGDYDLITLDRMLPELDGLVIVTTLRTMGVVTPILMISALSDVDERVRGLRAGGDDYLTKPFATDEMAARVEVLLRRNNGAREPETILRVADLELDLISREASRNGQLLSLLPTEYKLLEFLMRNCGQILSRMMIFEEVWGYHFDPGTNLIDVHIGRLRKKIDPPGLEPLIRTVRGSGYVIAEPR, encoded by the coding sequence ATGAACCGCATCCTGACCATCGAAGACGACGCCGTGACCGCCCGTGAAATCGTCGCCGAGCTGACCCGTAACGGCCTGAACGTCGACTGGGTCGACAACGGTCGCGAAGGCCTGGAACGAGCGGTGAGCGGGGATTACGACCTGATCACCCTCGACCGCATGCTGCCCGAGCTCGACGGCCTGGTGATCGTCACCACGCTGCGCACCATGGGCGTGGTGACGCCGATCCTGATGATCAGCGCCCTCTCCGATGTGGATGAACGTGTGCGTGGCCTGCGGGCCGGCGGTGACGATTACCTGACCAAGCCGTTCGCCACCGATGAAATGGCTGCCCGTGTCGAAGTGTTGCTGCGACGCAACAATGGCGCCCGGGAACCGGAAACCATCCTGCGGGTGGCCGATCTGGAACTGGATCTGATCAGCCGCGAAGCCAGTCGCAACGGGCAACTGCTCAGCCTGCTGCCCACGGAATACAAACTGCTGGAATTCCTGATGCGCAACTGCGGGCAGATTCTTTCACGCATGATGATTTTCGAGGAAGTCTGGGGCTATCACTTCGACCCCGGCACCAACCTGATCGACGTCCATATCGGTCGCCTGCGCAAGAAAATCGATCCGCCAGGCCTGGAACCGCTGATTCGCACCGTGCGGGGTTCCGGCTATGTCATTGCTGAACCCCGCTAA
- a CDS encoding sensor histidine kinase, translated as MSLLNPAKGWRSSSSRLLALYSALFVLWSAILMGVMYYEVFGYLDSLAKHSLMQRQHLFARIHGDQLEDALMASLTLDDRGVDAYGLFDPQLRHLSGPILRIPTDLPLDGRIHLLGDCVDSDEPGVPSDSCDAVATRTQDGRWLVLARDNGSLFAVTRIILHALLWGVSLTILPGIAGWHLLRRRPLQRIRKLQASAEAIVAGDLTHRLPLSSRRDELDMLAAIVNAMLDRIERLMNEVKGVCDNIAHDLRTPLTRLRAQLYRIQQQAADGSPEALQMDQVIAETDTLMARFRGLLRISELEDQQRRSGFVRVDPLQLLQELHDFYLPLAEEGELTFSLEVPETLPLLNGDRALLFEAVSNLLSNSIKFTPAGGKVILRGIDQGDSTRIEVLDSGPGIPEAERKAVFRRFYRAEGSSHHGGFGLGLSIVAAIVNLHGFTLEVGNSEHGGARLALDCRATLL; from the coding sequence ATGTCATTGCTGAACCCCGCTAAGGGCTGGCGCTCCTCCAGCAGCCGCCTGCTGGCGCTGTACAGTGCGCTGTTCGTGCTCTGGAGCGCGATCCTGATGGGGGTGATGTACTACGAGGTATTCGGCTACCTCGACAGCCTGGCCAAGCACTCCCTGATGCAGCGTCAGCACCTGTTCGCCCGCATCCATGGCGATCAACTGGAAGACGCGCTCATGGCCAGCCTGACCCTGGACGACCGTGGCGTCGACGCCTATGGCCTGTTCGACCCTCAGCTGCGGCATCTGAGCGGACCGATCCTGCGGATTCCCACCGACCTGCCGCTGGACGGCAGAATCCACCTGCTGGGCGATTGTGTCGACTCCGACGAGCCGGGCGTGCCCTCCGACAGTTGCGACGCCGTGGCGACCCGGACCCAGGACGGGCGCTGGCTGGTACTGGCGCGGGACAATGGCTCGCTCTTCGCGGTGACCCGCATCATCCTCCATGCACTGCTATGGGGTGTGTCGCTGACCATTCTGCCGGGAATCGCCGGTTGGCATCTTTTGCGCCGTCGACCGTTGCAGCGCATCCGTAAATTGCAGGCCAGTGCCGAAGCCATCGTGGCCGGCGACCTGACCCACCGCCTGCCGCTGTCGAGCCGGCGGGATGAGCTGGACATGCTGGCGGCAATCGTCAATGCCATGCTCGACCGCATCGAGCGCCTGATGAACGAGGTCAAGGGCGTGTGCGACAACATCGCCCATGACCTGCGCACGCCACTGACCCGTCTGCGCGCCCAGCTTTACCGCATCCAGCAGCAAGCCGCGGATGGCTCGCCCGAAGCCTTGCAAATGGATCAGGTGATTGCCGAGACCGATACCCTGATGGCGCGGTTTCGAGGCTTGCTGCGGATCTCCGAACTGGAAGACCAGCAGCGCCGCTCGGGTTTCGTGCGGGTCGACCCGCTGCAGTTATTGCAGGAGTTGCATGACTTCTACCTGCCCCTGGCCGAGGAAGGCGAGCTGACCTTCAGCCTCGAAGTGCCCGAGACTCTGCCCTTGCTCAATGGCGACCGGGCCTTGCTGTTCGAAGCGGTGTCGAACCTGCTGAGCAATTCCATCAAGTTCACCCCGGCGGGAGGCAAAGTGATCCTGCGGGGGATCGACCAGGGCGACAGCACCCGCATCGAAGTGCTCGACTCCGGCCCCGGCATTCCGGAAGCAGAGCGCAAGGCCGTGTTCCGCCGCTTCTACCGGGCCGAAGGCAGCAGCCACCATGGCGGCTTTGGCCTGGGCCTGTCGATCGTCGCGGCGATCGTCAATTTGCACGGGTTCACGTTGGAGGTGGGCAACAGCGAACATGGCGGCGCGCGGTTGGCGCTCGATTGCCGGGCGACGTTGTTGTAA
- a CDS encoding DUF1652 domain-containing protein → MTQLAPLRTRLEESFSPLSCECSLNGDGTLTVRLYHRESGEVDLVVSGLNLDSVRSEESLAKLIDELRYELHNTPGHRNDPV, encoded by the coding sequence ATGACCCAGTTGGCCCCCCTGCGCACCCGACTCGAAGAAAGTTTCTCGCCGCTGTCCTGCGAGTGCAGCCTCAATGGCGACGGCACCCTGACCGTCCGGCTCTATCACCGCGAAAGCGGGGAGGTGGACTTGGTGGTGAGTGGCTTGAACCTCGACAGCGTTCGCTCGGAAGAAAGCCTGGCGAAGCTGATCGACGAATTACGCTATGAGCTGCATAACACCCCAGGGCATCGCAACGATCCCGTGTAG
- a CDS encoding helix-turn-helix transcriptional regulator: MSPDVPTTETNRRQLLQIIAGLSDGVMLIEVDQTIAWANEAALNMHGVKDLGKLGANARQYARRFNLRYRNNHPLTADNYPIARVARGDEFSDVLVEVTPVADPDRTWVHRIRSMVLTDRNDAPELLVLILSDATEWASAEQRFEKTFGANPAPAVICRLSDLRYIKVNQGFLEMTGYSREQVIGRSVYELDVLEAAERRELAIERLGQGATIPQMQAELRLPEGTSKQVIVAGQPLDLHDEDCMLFSFMDMEPRRKAETALRQSEERFAKSFRLSPVPTVVCSAEQLLLEINEAFLQTTGYASEELFGKTVDEIGFLDKDASATLFARLEKTTAVSNVDVKVRKKGGELIDCEVAADTVIIQDQPCYLLVLVNITERKRSHLELVAAIEEVMKDASWFSRTLIEKLANVKSINTQLPSTSYTELTARERDVLGLICQGLADKEIAARLKLAPNTVRNHVATLYSKLDVHSRSEAIVWARERGLFGNDWSMKAP; this comes from the coding sequence ATGAGCCCGGACGTCCCGACCACGGAGACCAATCGCCGTCAACTGCTGCAAATCATCGCCGGGCTGTCGGACGGTGTGATGTTGATCGAAGTCGACCAGACCATCGCCTGGGCCAACGAGGCCGCGCTGAACATGCATGGGGTCAAGGACCTCGGTAAGCTGGGTGCCAACGCCCGGCAGTATGCGCGGCGCTTCAATTTGCGTTATCGCAATAACCATCCGCTGACGGCGGACAACTATCCGATCGCCCGGGTTGCCCGTGGCGATGAGTTCAGCGATGTGCTGGTGGAGGTCACCCCCGTGGCCGATCCGGACCGCACCTGGGTCCACCGCATCCGCAGCATGGTGCTGACCGATCGCAACGACGCACCGGAGCTGCTGGTGCTGATTCTCAGCGACGCCACGGAGTGGGCCAGCGCCGAGCAGCGTTTCGAGAAAACCTTCGGCGCCAACCCGGCACCGGCGGTGATCTGCCGCCTCAGCGACCTGCGCTACATCAAGGTCAACCAGGGCTTCCTGGAAATGACCGGCTACAGCCGCGAGCAGGTGATCGGTCGTTCAGTGTATGAACTGGACGTGCTCGAAGCCGCCGAACGCCGTGAGCTGGCCATCGAACGCCTGGGGCAGGGCGCGACCATTCCGCAGATGCAGGCCGAGTTGAGGTTGCCGGAAGGGACCAGCAAGCAAGTGATCGTCGCCGGCCAGCCACTGGACCTGCACGATGAAGATTGCATGCTGTTTTCCTTCATGGACATGGAGCCGCGCCGCAAGGCTGAAACGGCGCTGCGCCAGAGCGAGGAGCGCTTTGCCAAGTCGTTTCGCCTGTCCCCCGTGCCGACCGTGGTGTGCAGCGCCGAACAGTTGTTGCTGGAAATCAACGAAGCCTTTTTGCAGACCACCGGGTACGCCAGTGAAGAGCTCTTCGGCAAGACTGTGGACGAGATCGGCTTTCTCGACAAGGACGCCAGCGCCACGCTGTTTGCTCGCCTGGAGAAGACCACCGCGGTGTCCAATGTCGACGTCAAGGTGCGCAAGAAGGGCGGCGAGCTGATCGACTGCGAAGTGGCGGCCGACACCGTGATCATCCAGGACCAGCCTTGTTATCTGCTGGTCCTGGTGAACATCACCGAACGCAAGCGCTCGCACCTGGAACTGGTGGCGGCGATTGAGGAGGTGATGAAGGATGCTTCCTGGTTCAGCCGTACGCTGATTGAAAAGCTGGCCAATGTGAAGAGCATCAACACCCAACTGCCCAGTACCTCCTACACCGAACTGACCGCCCGCGAGCGTGATGTGCTGGGGCTTATCTGCCAGGGCCTGGCGGACAAGGAGATCGCCGCGCGCCTTAAACTGGCGCCCAATACCGTGCGAAATCACGTCGCTACGCTGTACTCGAAACTGGATGTTCATAGCCGCAGCGAGGCTATTGTCTGGGCCCGGGAGCGGGGCCTGTTCGGGAATGACTGGAGCATGAAGGCACCATAA
- a CDS encoding Zn-dependent hydrolase, producing MNAAIDVLQSTHQHINRDRLWQSLMDLARLGATVKGGVCRLALTDLDRQARDLFVQWAEAAGCTVSIDAVGNIFARRPGRNPILPPVMTGSHIDTQPTGGKFDGCFGVLSGLEVLRTLNDLNIETEAPLEVVVWTNEEGSRFAPCMMGSGVFAEKFTLEETLAKVDAEGITVGQALNAIGYAGPRQVTGHPVGAYFEAHIEQGPILEDERKTIGVVMGALGQKWFDLSLRGVEAHAGPTPMHLRKDALVGASIIVGAVNRAALGHQPHACGTVGCLQAYPGSRNVIPGEVRMTLDFRHLEPARLDSMISEVKQVIEDTCRQHGLTYELTPTADFPPLYFDPGCVEAVRGAAQGLGLSHMDIVSGAGHDAIFLAELGPAGMIFVPCEGGISHNEIENAAPDDLAAGCAVLLRAMLAASQAIAEGRMAA from the coding sequence ATGAACGCCGCCATCGACGTCCTGCAATCCACCCATCAACACATCAACCGCGACCGCCTCTGGCAGTCGCTCATGGACCTGGCCCGACTCGGCGCCACGGTCAAGGGTGGCGTGTGCCGGCTGGCCCTGACCGACCTGGATCGCCAGGCCCGGGACCTGTTCGTGCAGTGGGCCGAGGCGGCCGGCTGTACCGTCAGCATCGATGCAGTGGGCAATATTTTCGCCCGGCGCCCGGGGCGCAATCCGATCCTGCCGCCGGTGATGACCGGCAGCCACATCGACACCCAACCCACCGGCGGCAAGTTCGATGGTTGTTTCGGCGTGTTGTCCGGGCTGGAAGTGCTGCGCACCCTCAATGACCTGAACATCGAAACCGAAGCGCCGCTGGAAGTGGTGGTGTGGACCAACGAAGAAGGCTCGCGCTTCGCACCGTGCATGATGGGATCCGGGGTGTTCGCGGAAAAATTCACCCTCGAAGAAACCCTCGCCAAGGTTGACGCCGAAGGCATCACCGTGGGGCAGGCGCTGAATGCCATCGGCTATGCCGGCCCTCGTCAGGTCACCGGTCATCCGGTGGGGGCGTATTTCGAGGCGCACATCGAACAGGGACCGATCCTGGAAGACGAGCGCAAGACCATCGGCGTCGTCATGGGCGCCCTCGGGCAGAAGTGGTTCGACCTCTCGCTGCGGGGCGTCGAGGCCCACGCCGGTCCGACCCCGATGCACCTGCGCAAGGACGCCTTGGTGGGCGCCTCGATCATCGTCGGCGCCGTCAACCGTGCCGCCCTCGGCCATCAACCCCACGCCTGCGGGACCGTCGGTTGCCTGCAAGCCTACCCGGGCTCGCGCAATGTCATTCCGGGCGAAGTGCGCATGACCCTGGATTTCCGGCATCTGGAACCGGCGCGACTGGATTCGATGATCTCCGAGGTCAAGCAAGTCATCGAAGACACCTGCCGGCAACACGGCCTGACCTATGAGCTGACCCCCACCGCCGACTTCCCGCCGCTGTATTTCGACCCGGGTTGTGTCGAAGCCGTGCGCGGTGCTGCCCAGGGGCTGGGCCTGTCCCATATGGACATCGTCAGCGGCGCCGGCCATGACGCGATTTTCCTGGCCGAACTGGGCCCGGCCGGCATGATTTTCGTGCCCTGTGAAGGCGGGATCAGCCACAACGAAATCGAAAACGCCGCCCCCGACGACCTCGCCGCCGGCTGTGCGGTATTGCTGCGGGCAATGCTGGCCGCCTCCCAGGCCATCGCCGAAGGGCGCATGGCGGCTTGA
- a CDS encoding NCS1 family nucleobase:cation symporter-1 → MTRSTVTERDGLFELEAGSDVLESPRYNHDIAPTKVHERTWNKWHITALWVGMAICVPTYTLGGVLTAYFGLTVGEALLAILFANIIVLIPLTLNAFAGTKYGIPFPVLLRSSFGVIGSNVPCLIRALVACGWFGIQTMFGGLAIHLFLGSVFEGWKSLGGTGEVLGFMMFWVMNLWVVLRGAESIKWLETLSAPLLVLVGAGLLVWALPNVSLTELMAVPAKRPEGAGVTGYFLAGLTAMVGFWATLSLNIPDFSRYARSQKDQVVGQIIGLPLTMFLFASLGVVMTAASEKLVGVTVSDPVTLIGHIQSPLWVALAMVLIIVATLSTNTAANIVSPTNDFQNLAPKLIGRSKAVMLTGLVGLALMAHELLKKLGWIVSDVSLESVYSNWLLGYSSLLGPIAGIMVVDYFLIKKQQLDLAGLYRDDVYPAWNWNGFIAFGVPVALTLLSLGSDAFNWFYSYGWFTGSVLGGVIYYGLCGLRASPSVAKSAV, encoded by the coding sequence ATGACCAGATCAACTGTGACCGAGCGCGACGGGTTGTTTGAGCTTGAAGCCGGCAGCGACGTGCTCGAGAGCCCTCGTTACAACCACGACATCGCACCGACGAAGGTGCACGAGCGAACCTGGAACAAGTGGCACATCACTGCCCTGTGGGTCGGCATGGCGATTTGTGTGCCGACCTATACCCTTGGTGGCGTGCTCACCGCCTATTTCGGCCTGACGGTGGGCGAGGCGCTGCTGGCGATTCTGTTTGCCAACATTATCGTGTTGATTCCCCTGACCCTGAATGCCTTTGCCGGGACCAAGTACGGCATTCCGTTTCCGGTGCTGTTGCGCTCGTCCTTCGGGGTCATCGGTTCCAACGTTCCATGCCTGATCCGCGCCCTGGTGGCGTGCGGCTGGTTCGGCATCCAGACGATGTTCGGCGGGCTGGCGATCCACCTGTTTCTCGGTTCGGTGTTCGAAGGCTGGAAGAGCCTGGGGGGCACGGGCGAGGTACTCGGCTTCATGATGTTCTGGGTCATGAACCTCTGGGTGGTGCTGCGCGGCGCCGAATCGATCAAATGGCTGGAAACCCTGTCCGCGCCGCTGCTGGTGCTGGTGGGGGCCGGTCTGCTGGTGTGGGCCTTGCCCAACGTCTCCCTGACCGAGCTGATGGCGGTCCCGGCCAAACGGCCCGAGGGGGCCGGCGTGACCGGCTACTTCCTTGCCGGGCTGACGGCCATGGTCGGTTTCTGGGCAACCCTGTCGTTGAACATTCCAGACTTCAGCCGTTATGCCAGGAGCCAGAAGGACCAGGTCGTGGGGCAGATCATCGGGTTGCCGTTGACCATGTTCCTGTTCGCCTCCCTCGGCGTGGTCATGACGGCTGCCTCGGAAAAACTGGTGGGCGTGACCGTCTCCGACCCGGTGACCTTGATCGGGCACATCCAGAGCCCGTTGTGGGTGGCGCTGGCCATGGTGCTGATCATCGTCGCCACGCTCTCGACCAACACCGCCGCCAACATCGTCTCGCCCACCAATGACTTCCAGAACCTGGCGCCCAAGCTGATCGGTCGCTCCAAGGCGGTGATGTTGACCGGGCTGGTGGGGCTGGCGCTGATGGCCCATGAGCTGCTGAAAAAGCTCGGCTGGATCGTCTCCGACGTCAGCCTTGAATCGGTGTATTCCAACTGGCTGCTGGGCTATTCAAGCCTGCTCGGGCCGATTGCCGGGATCATGGTGGTGGATTACTTCCTGATCAAGAAACAACAACTGGACCTGGCCGGGTTGTACCGCGACGACGTCTACCCGGCGTGGAACTGGAACGGTTTCATCGCCTTCGGCGTGCCGGTGGCCTTGACGCTGCTGTCCCTGGGCAGCGATGCGTTCAACTGGTTCTACAGCTACGGCTGGTTCACCGGCTCGGTGCTGGGTGGGGTGATTTATTACGGGTTGTGCGGTTTGCGTGCGAGCCCATCCGTCGCTAAATCTGCTGTGTAG
- the hydA gene encoding dihydropyrimidinase, which yields MSLLIRGATVITHDESYRADVFCADGVIKAIGENLDVPAAVEVLDGSGQYLMPGGIDPHTHMQLPFMGTVASEDFFSGTAAGLAGGTTSIIDFVIPNPQQSLMEAFHQWRGWAEKSASDYGFHVAITWWSEQVREEMAELVSQHGVNSFKHFMAYKNAIMAADDTLVASFERCLELGAVPTVHAENGELVYHLQRKLLAQGITGPEAHPLSRPSQVEGEAASRAIRIAETIGTPLYLVHVSTKEALDEITYSRSKGQPVYGEVLAGHLLLDDSVYRHPDWQTAAGYVMSPPFRPRGHQDALWHGLQSGNLHTTATDHCCFCAEQKAAGRDDFSKIPNGTAGIEDRMAVLWDEGVNSGKLSMQDFVALTSTNTAKIFNLYPRKGAIRVGADADLVLWDPQGSRTISAKTHHQQVDFNIFEGKTVRGVPSHTISQGRLVWAAGDLRAERGAGRYIERPAYPAVFDLLSKRAELHKPTAVKR from the coding sequence ATGTCTCTGTTGATCCGTGGCGCCACCGTGATTACCCATGATGAAAGTTACCGCGCCGATGTGTTCTGCGCCGACGGCGTGATCAAGGCCATCGGCGAAAACCTGGATGTTCCGGCCGCAGTCGAAGTGCTCGATGGCAGCGGTCAATACCTGATGCCCGGCGGCATCGATCCCCATACCCATATGCAGTTGCCGTTCATGGGCACGGTCGCCAGCGAAGACTTCTTCAGCGGCACGGCCGCCGGCCTGGCCGGGGGGACGACATCGATCATCGACTTCGTGATTCCCAATCCCCAGCAGTCGCTGATGGAAGCCTTCCACCAGTGGCGCGGCTGGGCCGAGAAAAGCGCCAGCGACTACGGTTTTCATGTCGCGATTACCTGGTGGAGCGAGCAGGTTCGCGAGGAAATGGCCGAGCTGGTCAGCCAGCACGGCGTGAACAGCTTCAAGCATTTCATGGCCTACAAGAACGCGATCATGGCCGCCGACGACACCCTGGTGGCGAGCTTCGAGCGCTGCCTGGAACTCGGCGCGGTGCCCACCGTGCACGCCGAGAACGGCGAGCTGGTCTACCACCTGCAACGCAAGCTGTTGGCCCAAGGCATCACCGGGCCCGAAGCCCACCCGCTGTCGCGGCCTTCACAGGTGGAAGGCGAAGCCGCGAGCCGGGCCATCCGCATTGCTGAAACTATCGGCACGCCGCTGTACCTGGTGCACGTCTCCACCAAAGAGGCGTTGGACGAAATCACCTATTCCCGCAGCAAAGGCCAACCGGTCTACGGTGAAGTGCTGGCCGGGCACCTGCTGCTGGACGATAGCGTCTATCGCCACCCCGACTGGCAGACCGCCGCCGGCTACGTGATGAGCCCGCCCTTCCGTCCGCGCGGGCATCAAGACGCGCTGTGGCACGGCTTGCAATCGGGCAACTTGCACACCACTGCCACCGACCATTGCTGCTTCTGCGCCGAGCAGAAAGCCGCTGGCCGCGACGACTTCAGCAAGATCCCCAACGGCACCGCCGGCATCGAAGACCGCATGGCCGTGCTCTGGGACGAAGGGGTCAACAGCGGCAAATTGTCGATGCAGGATTTCGTCGCGCTGACCTCCACCAACACCGCGAAGATCTTCAACCTCTACCCACGCAAAGGGGCGATCCGCGTCGGTGCCGACGCCGACCTGGTGCTCTGGGACCCCCAGGGCAGCCGTACGATTTCGGCCAAGACCCACCATCAGCAGGTGGATTTCAACATCTTCGAAGGCAAGACCGTGCGCGGCGTGCCCAGCCATACCATCAGCCAGGGTCGGCTGGTGTGGGCCGCGGGTGACTTGCGGGCCGAGCGCGGCGCCGGGCGCTATATCGAACGACCGGCGTATCCGGCGGTGTTCGATTTGCTGAGCAAGCGAGCTGAGTTGCACAAGCCGACTGCTGTGAAACGCTGA
- a CDS encoding NAD(P)-dependent oxidoreductase — translation MIQPLSHLPHSLEDPTTLAARFSDLAPPLNARQAHLEASRCLYCYDAPCVNSCPSDIDIPSFIRNIHQDNVQGAAQKILSANILGGSCARVCPTEILCQQACVRNNSHECAPVLIGLLQRYAVDNAHFSEHPFKRAAATGKRIAVVGAGPAGLSCAHRSAMHGHDVVIFEARDKAGGLNEYGIAKYKLVDDYAQRELDFLLEIGGIEIRHGQKLGENLSLSELHQQFDAVFLGLGLAASKQLGLSDEQAPGLLAATEYIRELRQADDLSQLPLADRCIVLGAGNTAIDMAVQMARLGARDVTLVYRRGLEDMGATGHEQDIAKANQVRLLTWAQPQQVLLDETGQVRGMRFSRTHLENGRLVIDAETFELPADGIFKAIGQAFDADALADPLARELKRQDGRILVDEQLRTSVPGVYAGGDCTSLDQDLTVQAVQHGKLAAEAINAQLMLNVEAA, via the coding sequence ATGATCCAGCCCTTGAGCCACCTCCCCCATTCCCTGGAAGACCCGACCACCCTCGCCGCCCGCTTCAGCGACCTGGCACCACCACTCAACGCCCGACAGGCCCATCTGGAAGCGTCCCGGTGCCTGTACTGCTACGACGCCCCCTGCGTGAACTCTTGCCCGAGCGACATCGATATTCCTTCGTTCATTCGCAACATCCACCAGGACAATGTCCAGGGCGCGGCCCAGAAGATTCTCTCGGCCAACATCCTCGGCGGCAGTTGCGCCCGGGTCTGCCCTACGGAAATCCTCTGCCAGCAAGCCTGCGTACGCAACAACAGCCACGAATGCGCCCCGGTGTTGATCGGCCTGTTGCAGCGCTACGCCGTGGACAATGCCCACTTCAGCGAACACCCGTTCAAACGGGCTGCCGCCACCGGCAAGCGTATCGCCGTGGTCGGTGCCGGCCCGGCGGGCCTGTCCTGCGCTCACCGCAGTGCGATGCACGGCCATGACGTGGTGATTTTCGAAGCCCGGGACAAGGCCGGCGGCCTCAATGAATATGGGATCGCCAAGTACAAGCTGGTGGACGATTACGCCCAGCGCGAACTGGACTTTCTGCTGGAGATCGGCGGCATCGAAATCCGTCACGGTCAGAAGCTGGGCGAGAACCTCAGCCTGAGCGAACTGCATCAACAGTTCGATGCGGTGTTCCTCGGCCTCGGCCTCGCCGCCAGCAAACAACTGGGCCTGAGCGACGAGCAGGCGCCGGGGCTGCTGGCCGCCACCGAGTATATCCGCGAGCTGCGCCAGGCCGACGATCTCAGCCAATTGCCGTTGGCCGACCGCTGCATCGTGCTCGGTGCCGGCAACACCGCCATCGACATGGCCGTGCAGATGGCCCGCCTCGGCGCCCGCGACGTCACTCTGGTCTACCGTCGCGGTCTGGAGGACATGGGCGCGACTGGTCATGAGCAGGACATCGCCAAGGCCAATCAGGTCCGCCTGCTGACCTGGGCCCAGCCGCAACAAGTGCTGCTCGACGAGACCGGACAGGTGCGCGGCATGAGGTTTTCCCGCACCCATCTGGAAAACGGTCGACTGGTCATCGATGCCGAAACCTTCGAGCTGCCCGCCGACGGCATTTTCAAGGCCATCGGCCAGGCCTTCGACGCGGACGCGCTGGCGGACCCGCTGGCCCGGGAGCTCAAGCGCCAGGACGGACGGATCCTGGTGGACGAACAACTGCGCACCAGCGTTCCCGGCGTGTATGCCGGCGGCGATTGCACCAGCCTGGACCAGGACCTCACCGTACAGGCAGTGCAACACGGCAAGCTCGCCGCCGAGGCGATCAATGCCCAACTCATGCTCAACGTGGAGGCTGCGTAA